Proteins encoded in a region of the Triticum dicoccoides isolate Atlit2015 ecotype Zavitan chromosome 3A, WEW_v2.0, whole genome shotgun sequence genome:
- the LOC119273022 gene encoding laccase-19-like encodes MEKLSMAATMFCAVVLAALAAAAGGEAAVVEHTFVVHEMNQTHLCNTTKIYVVNGQLPGPTIDITDGDTVVVHVINRLPHGLTIHWHGIRQMRSCWSDGAGFVTECPIPPGGEHVYRFNVTGQVGTLWWHAHVTCLRATVAGAFIIRPKGGRYPFPTPVKDVPIIIGEWWELDLVELDRRMHDGNFDDNPLSATINGKLGDLSNCSGKPEESFVLDVVRGKTYLLRIVNTALFSEYYFKVAGHTFTVVGADGYYLTPYKTDMVTVAPGEAIDVLMAADAPPAHYHMVALANQPPEPDPQIPGFVSRGLVRYAGSSHNNNGLPVPTPLMPSQHNTMPSYYFHSNLTGLAHPDRHRVPMHVDERLFFALGLGSICRGTNKTCERGRSPETIVVATMNNVSFRHPTNASLLERYYDGQTSGLYTEDLPDHPPHPYNYSDRSLIPPGPLEKALEPTFKATKLRRFRYNTSVEIIFQSTALLQSDSNPMHLHGYDFFVLATGLGNYNPKTDPKKFNYHNPQLRNTVQVPRTGWAAVRFVTDNPGMWYLHCHFEFHIIMGMATAFIVENGPTPETSLPPPPPEFKRCGANGLTQP; translated from the exons ATGGAGAAGCTCTCCATGGCGGCAACCATGTTCTGCGCCGTGGTCCTTGCGGCTCTCGCAGCGGCGGCCGGCGGTGAGGCGGCGGTCGTGGAACACACCTTTGTC gtGCACGAGATGAACCAGACGCACCTGTGCAACACGACCAAGATTTACGTGGTGAACGGGCAGCTCCCAGGCCCCACCATCGACATCACCGACGGTGACACGGTTGTCGTCCACGTCATCAACCGTCTCCCTCACGGGCTCACCATCCACTGGCACGGCATCCGGCAGATGAGGAGCTGCTGGTCCGATGGCGCCGGCTTCGTCACCGAATGCCCCATCCCTCCTGGCGGCGAGCATGTGTACCGCTTCAACGTCACCGGTCAGGTCGGTACGCTTTGGTGGCACGCCCACGTCACCTGCCTCCGCGCCACCGTGGCTGGCGCCTTCATCATCCGCCCCAAGGGCGGAAGGTACCCGTTCCCGACGCCCGTCAAGGACGTGCCCATCATCATCGGCGAGTGGTGGGAGCTTGACCTCGTCGAGCTCGACCGGAGGATGcatgacggtaacttcgacgacaaccCGCTGTCGGCAACCATCAACGGAAAGCTGGGCGACCTGAGCAACTGCTCTGGCAAGCCGGAGGAGAGCTTCGTCCTTGACGTGGTGCGTGGAAAGACGTACCTGCTGCGGATTGTGAACACGGCGCTCTTCtcggagtactacttcaaggttgCTGGGCACACATTCACGGTAGTGGGCGCCGACGGGTACTACCTGACGCCGTACAAGACGGACATGGTGACCGTCGCGCCAGGGGAGGCCATCGACGTGCTCATGGCCGCTGATGCCCCGCCTGCGCACTACCATATGGTGGCGCTCGCAAACCAGCCGCCGGAGCCTGACCCACAGATCCCGGGGTTCGTGTCTCGCGGCCTCGTCCGCTACGCCGGATCCTCCCACAACAACAACGGGCTGCCGGTGCCGACGCCGCTCATGCCCAGCCAGCACAACACCATGCCGTCCTACTACTTCCACAGCAACCTCACCGGCCTCGCCCACCCAGACCGCCACCGCGTTCCCATGCACGTCGACGAGCGCCTCTTCTTCGCGCTCGGCCTCGGCTCCATCTGCCGCGGCACCAACAAGACATGCGAGCGTGGGCGGAGTCCCGAGACCATCGTGGTGGCCACCATGAACAACGTGTCCTTCCGCCACCCGACTAATGCGTCGCTCCTCGAGAGATACTACGACGGTCAGACAAGTGGCCTCTACACGGAGGACCTCCCCGACCATCCGCCGCACCCGTACAACTACAGCGACCGCTCCCTCATCCCGCCGGGGCCGCTGGAGAAGGCACTCGAGCCGACGTTCAAGGCGACCAAGCTACGGAGGTTCCGGTACAACACCTCGGTGGAGATCATCTTCCAGAGCACGGCGCTGCTGCAGAGCGACTCCAACCCCATGCACCTCCATGGCTACGACTTCTTCGTGCTCGCCACAGGGCTCGGCAACTACAACCCCAAGACGGACCCCAAGAAGTTCAACTACCACAACCCACAACTGAGGAACACGGTGCAGGTGCCCAGGACCGGCTGGGCCGCCGTGCGCTTCGTCACCGACAACCCCGGGATGTGGTACCTCCACTGCCACTTTGAGTTCCACATCATCATGGGCATGGCGACAGCGTTCATCGTGGAAAACGGGCCAACGCCGGAGACCAGCCTGCCCCCGCCACCCCCAGAATTCAAGAGGTGTGGCGCCAATGGCCTCACTCAGCCATAG